GGCATCAGGTTGTCGGCGAGCAGCGCGGGATTGTTCTTGTCCGACGGTGTGGTGCCGGCGCCGGAATAACCGGACACGCCGAAGCACTGCGGCGGGCCGGCCAGCTGATCCAGCAGCGGTGCGATCACCAGTTGCATGGCAGTGGCATAGCACCCCGGATTGCTGATGCGCCGTTGCCCGGCATAACGCGTACGGGTGAGTTCGGGCAGGCCGTAATACCAGGCCGGATCGAAGCGATAGTCGGCGGACAGATCGATCACCAGCGTCTGCGGCCTGGCCGCATCGATCGCGGCCACGAACGGTTCGGCCTTGCCATTGGGCAGTGCCAGAATCACCACGTCCGCGGCCTTGGCGGCCACCGCGTCGGCGTCCAGACTTTCAAACCGCAGATCGCCGCGATAGCCGTCGTTGTGGTCGGCCACCGCCTGCCCGGCCAGTTCGCGCGAGGACACGAAGACCAGCTGCAGATGCGGATGCGCCGCCACCAGCTTGATCAATTCCGAACCGGTATGCCCGCGGGCGCCGACAATGCCGATGGTGGCGGTTGCTTGAACACTCATGCGTTTGCTTCCAGGCGGAACTGCAGGTGGCGTTTGACCCCGGCCCATTCCGTATCGATGATGGAGAACACCACGGTATCGCGCGGCGTGCCGTCGGCGTGGCGGGCGTGATTGCGCAGCACCCCGTCCTGCTTTGCACCGAGCCGCGCGATGGCCGCGCGCGAGGGATGATTGAACCAGCTGGTCTCGAACACCACGCTCAGGCAATCCAGCGTTTCGAAGGCATGCTGCAGCAGCATCAGCTTGACCTCGGTATTCACGCCACTGCGCTGCGCATGCAGGGCGTACCAGGTGTAGCCGATCGACAGCCTGGGCACCGTCACGTCCAGCCCATAGTAGCGGGTGCAGCCGACGATCTCGCCTGCCGCATTGCGCACCACGAAGGGCAGCATCCTGCCTTCGGCCTGCGCCGCCAACGCGGCGGCCAGGTAATCGTCCAACTGCGCCGGTGCCGGCACGCCGGTGT
The window above is part of the Xanthomonas cassavae CFBP 4642 genome. Proteins encoded here:
- the argC gene encoding N-acetyl-gamma-glutamyl-phosphate reductase, which codes for MSVQATATIGIVGARGHTGSELIKLVAAHPHLQLVFVSSRELAGQAVADHNDGYRGDLRFESLDADAVAAKAADVVILALPNGKAEPFVAAIDAARPQTLVIDLSADYRFDPAWYYGLPELTRTRYAGQRRISNPGCYATAMQLVIAPLLDQLAGPPQCFGVSGYSGAGTTPSDKNNPALLADNLMPYALTNHMHEREVSAQLGVPVEFMPHVAPHFRGITMTVNAWLQQPLTREQLQARYAQRYADEPLIERVDEAPWVSRIAGRHGVQIGGITLAPGNKRVVVVATLDNLLKGAATQAMQNLNLAFGWDELLAIPM
- a CDS encoding GNAT family N-acetyltransferase, encoding MTWSQLPLLWRELPTLRGQHATLEPLQAAHVDGLRAALEDGALSRLWYTGVPAPAQLDDYLAAALAAQAEGRMLPFVVRNAAGEIVGCTRYYGLDVTVPRLSIGYTWYALHAQRSGVNTEVKLMLLQHAFETLDCLSVVFETSWFNHPSRAAIARLGAKQDGVLRNHARHADGTPRDTVVFSIIDTEWAGVKRHLQFRLEANA